A single genomic interval of Mucilaginibacter boryungensis harbors:
- a CDS encoding cryptochrome/photolyase family protein, producing the protein MAKQLISIFWFRRDLRLDDNAGLYHALKGEHPVLCVFIFDKDILDKLEDKDDARVTFIYQAIEDLHNKLQKLGSTLLVLYGKPLQAWESILNDYNIAAVYTNHDYEPYAKQRDEKIAKILKEKAIPFNTYKDQVIFDKNEVVKDDGLPYTVYTPYMRRWYSKLASFYFKAYPVNGYLQHLYKAAPTALPGLKEMGFIKSECKFPGKHYEEVITDYHEKRDLPAIKGTSHVGLHLRFGTVSIRQLVQTAFGYKDKTWLNELIWREFYMMILDHFPQTIDHAFRPAYDRIKWENNEAQFEAWCEGKTGYPIVDAGMRELNATGFMHNRVRMISASFLSKDLLIDWRWGERYFARKLLDYEAASNVGGWQWAAGSGTDAAPYFRIFNPDAQTKKFDPKLEYIKKWVPEYADFSKYPKPIVDHAFARDRCLKAFKAALAK; encoded by the coding sequence ATGGCTAAACAACTCATCAGTATTTTCTGGTTCCGTCGTGATCTGCGGCTTGACGATAACGCGGGCCTTTATCATGCCTTAAAAGGGGAACACCCCGTCCTATGTGTTTTTATATTTGATAAAGATATCCTTGACAAACTGGAAGATAAAGACGATGCACGGGTAACTTTTATTTACCAGGCTATTGAAGATCTGCACAACAAACTACAAAAACTTGGCAGCACATTACTGGTACTTTATGGCAAGCCGCTACAAGCCTGGGAAAGTATTTTAAACGACTACAATATTGCCGCCGTTTACACCAACCACGATTATGAACCATATGCAAAACAACGTGATGAAAAAATCGCTAAAATTTTAAAAGAAAAGGCAATTCCGTTTAATACTTATAAGGATCAGGTAATATTCGATAAAAATGAAGTTGTTAAAGATGATGGCCTGCCTTATACCGTTTATACCCCTTATATGCGTAGATGGTATAGCAAATTGGCCTCATTTTATTTCAAGGCTTATCCCGTAAATGGGTATCTGCAGCATTTGTATAAAGCCGCCCCAACAGCTTTACCCGGTCTTAAGGAAATGGGTTTTATAAAAAGTGAATGCAAGTTCCCGGGTAAACATTATGAGGAAGTTATAACCGATTATCATGAAAAGCGCGACTTACCCGCCATCAAAGGCACATCGCATGTAGGTTTGCATTTACGTTTTGGTACAGTTAGTATCCGTCAGTTAGTCCAAACAGCATTCGGATACAAAGATAAAACCTGGTTAAATGAGCTGATTTGGCGCGAGTTTTACATGATGATACTGGATCATTTCCCTCAAACTATAGATCATGCTTTTCGCCCCGCGTACGATCGCATTAAATGGGAAAATAATGAAGCGCAATTTGAAGCCTGGTGCGAAGGGAAAACCGGCTACCCAATAGTTGATGCCGGTATGCGCGAATTGAATGCGACAGGCTTTATGCACAACCGCGTACGCATGATAAGCGCCAGCTTTTTAAGTAAGGATCTGTTAATAGACTGGCGCTGGGGCGAACGGTATTTTGCGCGTAAACTACTTGATTATGAAGCTGCCAGTAATGTTGGCGGCTGGCAATGGGCCGCCGGAAGCGGTACCGATGCTGCGCCATATTTCAGAATATTTAACCCTGACGCGCAAACAAAAAAGTTTGATCCCAAACTAGAATATATAAAAAAATGGGTTCCGGAATATGCCGATTTTAGCAAATATCCTAAACCCATTGTCGATCATGCATTTGCGCGCGACCGGTGTTTGAAAGCTTTTAAAGCAGCATTGGCTAAATAG
- a CDS encoding FKBP-type peptidyl-prolyl cis-trans isomerase, which yields MRKILFTLSLFCVTVAMYSCRKVTDVNIKQYDEQQIQTYISANGITGMNRDLSSGDTTGMYYKILTPGTGAVVKDSSLVSLVFTLRSFDGQFIAEDTIVNHVYNYLGHIGANNLPQGVRLGILNILKNKGGRMRLLVPSRLGYGTSGFGTGSSDGNNRIKGNQGLDYYINLVNNTQKYDPRFGTFVGRQDAYDDISVKNYITANNLTGYTKTASGLWYKETQAGSGAAITPTSIVTIQYTGTLFNGLLTSEQYNNSDGTGVNIDLANDTRFGLVEGIQLVKPGAKLSLIMPSRLAFGGQSYTDNTIPIFSCMRYDINVLSVQ from the coding sequence ATGAGAAAAATACTTTTTACGCTGTCATTATTTTGTGTTACTGTTGCTATGTACTCGTGCCGTAAGGTTACCGATGTAAATATAAAACAGTATGATGAGCAGCAAATTCAGACTTACATCAGCGCTAACGGCATTACAGGTATGAACCGTGACCTTTCAAGCGGGGATACAACCGGCATGTATTACAAAATACTTACCCCCGGAACAGGAGCAGTGGTTAAAGATTCGAGCCTGGTATCACTTGTATTTACCTTAAGAAGTTTTGACGGCCAGTTTATTGCTGAAGACACTATTGTTAATCATGTTTATAACTACCTGGGGCATATTGGCGCAAATAATTTGCCACAAGGCGTACGCTTGGGTATATTAAATATCTTGAAAAACAAAGGTGGGCGCATGCGCCTGCTGGTCCCATCGCGTTTAGGCTATGGCACATCTGGCTTTGGAACAGGAAGCAGCGATGGTAATAACCGCATTAAGGGCAACCAGGGATTGGATTACTACATTAATCTGGTTAACAACACCCAAAAATACGACCCCCGCTTTGGCACTTTTGTTGGCCGTCAGGATGCTTACGACGATATATCGGTAAAAAACTATATAACTGCTAATAATCTAACCGGCTATACTAAAACAGCTTCGGGTTTATGGTATAAAGAAACACAGGCGGGTTCAGGTGCAGCCATTACCCCTACATCAATTGTAACTATACAATATACCGGCACATTGTTTAATGGCCTTCTTACATCCGAACAATATAACAACAGCGATGGTACAGGCGTTAACATCGATTTAGCCAACGATACCAGGTTTGGCCTTGTTGAAGGTATACAGTTAGTAAAACCAGGTGCTAAATTATCATTAATAATGCCATCCCGATTAGCATTCGGCGGTCAATCGTATACAGATAATACCATACCTATTTTTAGCTGTATGCGCTACGATATCAACGTATTATCAGTACAATAA
- a CDS encoding FKBP-type peptidyl-prolyl cis-trans isomerase, with protein MNRVFIICLCVLVFVGCKKSDSAIAEAQAQAKIDDQLIQDYISKNNLNATKVMRGNADTTGIWYINTTTGTENALINSSSLLTLGYAGRQMGSSTVFAQTNTFHPAFHFGDMIRGWQYGILGSKIRKGGKIRLLVASRYAYGPYEQRSLGLSANAILDFDIELFDVTN; from the coding sequence ATGAATAGGGTATTTATTATTTGTTTATGCGTACTGGTTTTTGTTGGGTGTAAAAAATCCGATAGTGCCATAGCAGAGGCACAAGCCCAGGCTAAAATTGATGATCAATTGATACAGGATTACATCAGCAAAAATAATTTAAACGCCACTAAAGTAATGCGTGGCAATGCTGATACTACCGGTATTTGGTATATAAACACTACCACAGGTACCGAAAACGCGCTGATCAATAGTTCATCATTGTTAACATTGGGTTATGCAGGCCGCCAGATGGGTAGCTCAACTGTTTTCGCGCAAACAAATACTTTTCACCCGGCATTTCATTTTGGCGATATGATAAGGGGCTGGCAATATGGTATCCTTGGTTCTAAAATAAGAAAAGGGGGCAAAATACGCTTATTAGTGGCTTCAAGGTATGCTTACGGCCCTTACGAACAGCGATCGTTAGGGTTATCAGCAAACGCCATACTTGATTTTGATATTGAACTTTTTGATGTAACGAATTAA
- a CDS encoding MarR family winged helix-turn-helix transcriptional regulator, with product MKHQETIDYFLKVVWQTVANRYNQLVADFGITQSIGYLLINIDEKEGSTVSEVAALLGLKSTSLSRMLSQMEQMDLIYRESNKGDKRSVKIFLTELGKEKRHLARALVRQFNNYLNAHISEKDKDQLINTLKKINTLTLNYKPE from the coding sequence ATTAAACACCAGGAAACTATCGACTACTTTTTGAAAGTAGTGTGGCAAACGGTTGCTAACCGCTATAACCAGTTAGTGGCCGATTTTGGCATTACCCAATCTATTGGCTATTTGCTTATTAATATTGACGAAAAGGAAGGGAGTACCGTATCTGAAGTAGCGGCGTTACTGGGCCTGAAATCGACCAGTCTTTCGCGTATGCTAAGCCAGATGGAACAAATGGACCTCATCTACCGCGAATCTAACAAAGGCGATAAACGCTCGGTTAAAATATTTTTGACCGAATTAGGTAAAGAGAAACGTCATCTAGCCCGCGCATTGGTACGCCAGTTCAATAACTACCTCAATGCCCATATCAGCGAAAAAGATAAAGACCAACTGATCAACACGTTAAAAAAGATCAACACACTTACACTGAATTACAAACCCGAATAG
- the ggt gene encoding gamma-glutamyltransferase: MQRFFQHKYYLTIGVLLLSGIVLPGCVRGQLGKDNSEQYYNGMVVCAYPDAAKAGLDILKKGGNAVDAAVAVHFALAVTLPEAGNIGGGGFMVYRSAKGQTNTLDFREKAPAAASINMYLDSAGNVIPNMSLATHQASGVPGSVDGMIEAHKKYGKLKWAELVEPAIKLARDGFKITKRLANDLNRNANDFKARNPNKKYLLKDTRWQEGDILVQDDLANTLQLISDKGRDGFYDGDIADKIVAEMQTGKGMITRQDLKNYHSVWRKPLTGAYKGYKIITMPPPSSGGVALLQLLHSVEPYPLKQWGFNKDSTVQVMVEAERRVYADRSKYLGDPDFYKVPVDSLLKPAYIASRIKNFSWDAATPSNTIQPGSFAGYESDQTTHYSIVDKEGNAVAVTTTLNGSFGSKIFVGGAGFLLNNEMDDFSAKPGVPNMFGLIGGKANSIQPGKRMLSSMTPTIVEKDGKLFMVVGTPGGSTIITSVFQTILDVIDFNKSMQSAVNAKRFHHQWLPDVIEAEKDALDSLTIDKLTKKGYKIKVGGGIGRVDAILVTKWGYYQGGADPRGDDTKLGW; this comes from the coding sequence ATGCAACGATTTTTCCAGCATAAATACTATTTAACAATTGGTGTATTATTATTATCCGGGATTGTTTTGCCCGGGTGTGTACGCGGTCAGTTGGGTAAGGATAACAGCGAACAGTATTACAACGGCATGGTAGTTTGTGCCTACCCCGATGCGGCTAAAGCAGGGCTGGATATTCTGAAAAAGGGCGGCAACGCGGTTGATGCTGCGGTGGCCGTGCACTTTGCCTTAGCCGTAACCCTGCCCGAAGCCGGTAACATTGGCGGCGGCGGGTTTATGGTTTACCGGTCGGCTAAAGGACAGACTAATACGCTTGATTTTAGAGAAAAGGCCCCGGCTGCTGCCAGCATAAACATGTATTTGGATTCGGCCGGGAACGTGATCCCCAATATGAGCTTGGCTACCCACCAGGCATCGGGTGTGCCCGGCAGTGTGGATGGCATGATTGAAGCCCACAAAAAATATGGCAAACTAAAATGGGCCGAGTTGGTTGAGCCCGCTATAAAACTGGCCCGTGATGGCTTTAAAATAACCAAAAGGCTTGCCAATGACCTTAACAGGAACGCCAACGATTTTAAAGCCCGCAACCCTAATAAAAAATATCTTTTAAAAGATACCCGCTGGCAAGAAGGCGATATCCTGGTACAGGATGACCTGGCCAATACGCTGCAGCTTATCAGTGATAAAGGGCGGGATGGATTTTATGATGGAGATATAGCAGATAAAATTGTAGCCGAAATGCAAACCGGCAAAGGGATGATAACTAGACAGGACTTAAAGAACTATCATTCCGTGTGGCGCAAACCACTAACAGGCGCTTACAAAGGCTATAAAATAATCACCATGCCGCCCCCATCAAGCGGAGGGGTAGCATTGCTGCAACTATTACATTCGGTAGAACCTTATCCGTTAAAACAATGGGGCTTTAATAAGGATTCAACAGTGCAGGTAATGGTTGAAGCCGAACGCCGGGTTTATGCCGACCGCTCTAAATACCTGGGCGACCCCGATTTTTATAAGGTACCGGTAGATAGTTTATTGAAGCCTGCTTACATAGCATCGCGCATTAAAAACTTTAGCTGGGACGCGGCTACGCCAAGCAACACCATTCAACCAGGTAGTTTTGCGGGTTACGAAAGCGACCAAACCACGCATTATTCTATTGTTGATAAAGAAGGCAATGCAGTAGCTGTTACTACTACACTAAACGGCTCGTTTGGTTCAAAAATATTTGTAGGCGGCGCGGGCTTTTTGCTGAACAATGAAATGGACGATTTCAGCGCCAAACCCGGTGTACCCAATATGTTTGGATTAATTGGCGGCAAAGCCAACAGCATACAACCGGGTAAGCGCATGCTATCATCTATGACGCCTACTATTGTTGAAAAAGACGGCAAATTGTTTATGGTAGTGGGCACACCAGGCGGCTCGACCATCATCACCTCGGTTTTCCAAACAATTTTGGATGTTATTGACTTTAATAAAAGCATGCAAAGCGCGGTAAACGCTAAGCGCTTCCATCACCAATGGCTGCCCGATGTAATTGAGGCCGAAAAAGACGCGCTGGATAGCCTGACCATTGACAAGCTAACTAAAAAAGGATATAAAATAAAAGTAGGGGGCGGTATAGGCCGGGTTGATGCCATATTAGTAACCAAATGGGGTTATTACCAGGGCGGCGCCGATCCGCGGGGCGATGATACCAAATTAGGCTGGTAA
- a CDS encoding DUF4293 domain-containing protein, which produces MLQRIQSIYLLFAALVIFALFLFPLAHNVYLDGVPSTIKVTGIYHDVNGQQQQTTAFTTLAVVTAIVGLIPLAVIFAYNNRKKQITYCYVAILAIIAYSFWLSQAVKTATGGFQMSTSNFGIGIFLSSLSIVLLILAVKSIQKDEKLVKSADRLR; this is translated from the coding sequence ATGTTACAAAGAATACAAAGCATTTATTTACTTTTCGCAGCACTGGTAATATTCGCACTTTTCTTGTTCCCGCTGGCGCATAACGTTTATCTTGATGGTGTGCCATCAACCATAAAAGTTACCGGCATTTATCATGATGTAAACGGGCAGCAGCAACAAACTACCGCTTTTACCACACTTGCCGTAGTTACAGCCATAGTTGGACTGATACCCCTGGCGGTAATTTTTGCCTATAACAACCGTAAAAAGCAGATCACCTACTGTTACGTTGCTATCCTGGCTATCATTGCATATAGTTTTTGGTTGTCGCAAGCTGTTAAAACTGCTACAGGTGGCTTTCAAATGAGCACCAGTAATTTTGGCATCGGCATATTCCTGTCAAGCCTAAGCATTGTATTATTGATACTGGCCGTAAAATCCATTCAAAAAGATGAGAAGCTGGTAAAATCGGCTGATAGGTTGAGGTAG
- the truA gene encoding tRNA pseudouridine(38-40) synthase TruA: MANLQRYFIELAYNGTNYHGWQIQPNAVTVQEMLNKALSTLLRQPIETTGCGRTDTGVHATTFYAHLTPQPPEGGAVVDYAKIIAPPSGGGGANSLLPYDIAIKRIIPVHAEAHARFDATLRSYEYHIHFHKDPFKLDRSWLLRDVPDIALMNQAAAILMEYTDFSCFSKSNTQVFTNNCKISRAEWVKTGDGLVFHISADRFLRNMVRAIVGTLILVGRGEMEPEGIRAIIESKNRSNAGTSVPACGLYLTEVKYPYI, encoded by the coding sequence GTGGCAAACCTGCAGCGTTATTTTATTGAACTGGCTTACAACGGCACTAATTACCACGGCTGGCAAATACAGCCCAACGCGGTTACCGTGCAGGAAATGCTGAACAAGGCCCTGTCTACATTACTGCGCCAGCCTATAGAAACTACCGGTTGCGGAAGGACGGATACCGGCGTGCATGCGACAACTTTTTATGCACACCTAACCCCCCAACCCCCTGAAGGGGGCGCAGTGGTTGATTATGCCAAAATAATTGCTCCCCCTTCAGGGGGCGGGGGGGCAAATTCATTATTGCCTTACGATATCGCCATCAAAAGGATTATACCGGTACACGCCGAAGCACATGCGCGGTTTGATGCAACTTTAAGGTCGTACGAATACCATATCCATTTTCATAAGGATCCGTTTAAGCTGGACAGGTCGTGGTTGCTGCGCGATGTGCCTGATATTGCATTGATGAACCAGGCGGCGGCCATTTTGATGGAATATACCGACTTTAGTTGTTTCAGTAAATCGAACACGCAGGTATTCACCAATAATTGTAAGATCAGTCGCGCCGAGTGGGTTAAAACCGGCGATGGCCTGGTATTCCATATCAGCGCTGATAGGTTTTTGCGCAACATGGTGCGGGCCATAGTAGGCACCCTGATACTGGTTGGCAGGGGAGAAATGGAACCCGAGGGCATCCGGGCGATTATAGAAAGCAAAAACCGAAGCAACGCCGGAACATCGGTACCGGCTTGTGGGTTATATTTAACGGAGGTGAAGTATCCGTACATATAG
- a CDS encoding ABC transporter ATP-binding protein, whose translation MSQVTGKAIDWRLLKRVMHYVTPYRGIFIISGFLTVFLAVIALVQPILMEKAVDNYIVVSNYNGLVFIVCLMLAQLVVQTIAQYYQTYLTNSLGESVIRDLRIHIFNHVTSMRLRYFDKTPIGVLITRTVSDLETIADIFSEGLISIIGDLLLVIAIIVCMLVKDWKLALITLIPMPLLLLATYIFKEAIKSSFQDVRTHVAQLNTFLAEHISGISIIQLFAREDQEMRKFMSVNQKYRDANIRSNWYYSIFFPVVEILFSICIGLLVWYGCKRILSDQQLNSLSASGHVTAGMLLAFISLLNYLFRPIRQLADKFNTLQMGMVGADRIFKVLDTDDVAPNKGTLRAEIKGDIQFKDVWFAYNDENWVLKNINFHIRPGETLALVGATGAGKSSTINILNRFYEIGKGEITVDGVNIDDYEVGYLRSRIATVIQDVFLFSDTIANNISLNNPAITREEIIAAAKDVGAHDFIMRLPDGYDYNVMERGATLSAGQAQLISFIRALVYNPAILVLDEATSSVDTETELLIQNAINKLMEGRTAIVIAHRLSTIQSADRIIVLDHGEIMEMGTHQELLRIEDGYYRKLYDLQFNSAGIVKS comes from the coding sequence ATGTCTCAAGTAACAGGAAAAGCGATAGATTGGCGACTGCTGAAGCGGGTGATGCATTATGTAACACCTTACCGCGGGATATTTATTATCTCGGGTTTCCTGACGGTTTTTTTGGCGGTGATAGCATTGGTGCAACCTATCCTGATGGAAAAGGCGGTTGATAATTACATTGTGGTAAGCAATTATAACGGACTTGTATTTATTGTTTGTTTGATGCTTGCGCAACTGGTTGTACAAACTATAGCCCAGTATTATCAAACCTATCTCACTAACTCACTGGGCGAATCGGTTATCCGCGATCTGCGTATCCATATTTTTAACCATGTTACCAGCATGCGCCTGCGTTACTTTGATAAAACGCCGATAGGGGTATTGATCACCCGTACCGTATCCGATCTGGAAACCATTGCCGATATATTTTCAGAGGGGCTGATCTCTATCATCGGTGATCTGCTGTTGGTGATTGCCATTATTGTATGTATGCTGGTGAAAGACTGGAAACTGGCGCTGATCACGCTCATCCCCATGCCATTGTTGCTGCTGGCTACTTATATATTTAAGGAAGCTATCAAATCGTCCTTTCAGGATGTGCGTACGCATGTAGCACAGCTAAATACATTTTTGGCCGAGCACATTTCGGGTATCAGCATTATACAACTGTTTGCCCGCGAAGACCAGGAGATGCGCAAGTTTATGAGCGTAAACCAAAAGTATCGCGATGCAAATATCCGCTCAAACTGGTATTATTCTATATTCTTCCCGGTGGTGGAAATCCTTTTCTCCATCTGTATCGGGTTGCTGGTGTGGTATGGCTGTAAGCGCATCCTTTCCGATCAGCAGCTAAACAGCCTTTCGGCATCCGGGCATGTTACAGCGGGTATGTTGCTGGCATTTATCAGCTTACTGAATTACCTGTTCCGCCCGATACGCCAACTGGCAGATAAATTCAACACCCTGCAAATGGGTATGGTGGGCGCCGACCGTATTTTTAAAGTATTGGATACAGATGATGTAGCACCCAATAAAGGCACCCTGCGCGCTGAAATAAAAGGCGATATCCAATTTAAAGATGTTTGGTTTGCTTATAATGATGAGAATTGGGTACTGAAGAATATCAACTTCCATATTCGCCCGGGCGAAACTTTGGCGCTGGTGGGGGCAACAGGCGCGGGCAAATCATCAACCATCAATATCCTGAACCGTTTTTATGAAATTGGCAAAGGCGAGATAACTGTTGATGGCGTTAATATTGATGATTACGAAGTAGGCTACCTGCGTTCGCGGATTGCTACGGTGATACAGGATGTGTTCCTGTTCTCGGATACTATTGCCAATAACATCAGTCTGAATAACCCCGCTATTACGCGCGAGGAAATTATTGCCGCCGCCAAAGACGTTGGGGCACACGATTTTATTATGCGCTTACCCGACGGATATGATTACAATGTGATGGAACGCGGCGCAACACTTTCTGCCGGACAAGCACAGTTGATCTCATTCATCCGTGCACTGGTTTATAACCCGGCTATCCTGGTGCTCGACGAGGCTACTTCATCGGTTGATACCGAAACCGAATTACTGATACAAAATGCGATCAATAAACTAATGGAAGGCCGCACGGCTATTGTTATTGCCCACCGCCTTTCTACCATCCAAAGCGCCGACCGTATTATCGTGCTTGATCATGGTGAGATTATGGAAATGGGTACCCACCAGGAACTATTGCGCATTGAAGATGGTTACTACCGTAAACTGTACGATTTGCAGTTTAATTCGGCAGGAATTGTGAAGTCTTAA
- a CDS encoding BlaI/MecI/CopY family transcriptional regulator translates to MMEKENKTEDNVPTRAELEALKILWAHGPSTVRFVHDMLTRDTKTVRYTSTLKMMQLMTEKGMVKRDESRMTHVYYPLLEEKQTMGTIAERFVQSMYNGSISNLLVAFMNNKPSSAKELEQVKELLKKLDQE, encoded by the coding sequence ATGATGGAAAAAGAAAACAAAACTGAAGATAACGTGCCTACCAGGGCCGAACTGGAAGCACTAAAAATATTATGGGCACATGGCCCCTCAACTGTACGTTTTGTACACGATATGCTTACCCGTGACACAAAAACTGTACGTTACACATCAACTTTAAAAATGATGCAGTTAATGACCGAGAAAGGTATGGTAAAACGTGACGAGAGCAGGATGACGCATGTGTACTATCCTTTGCTGGAAGAAAAGCAAACCATGGGTACCATAGCCGAGCGCTTTGTACAAAGTATGTATAATGGTTCTATCAGCAATTTGCTGGTAGCTTTTATGAATAACAAACCGTCGTCAGCAAAAGAACTGGAGCAGGTGAAAGAGCTGTTGAAAAAATTAGACCAGGAGTAA
- a CDS encoding M56 family metallopeptidase, translating into MEIINLKQLFAGPVVNALCHTLFHSLWQGVIFAAVAGLVVIFTRQSGPILRYRLLIILFLLMIGTSVITFIYQLQWFRQLTLADVHNSGNITQASYPVYHTSPVGTYPVATRQFSVWLSAFLSRYAFQITVLWLIVLMAKTVRMVSVLTYTRYCVKRDSKLVSAYWSNRIQWFCRQLQINRKVKVMESAFIKVPVVFGHLKPVIFIPLGLLGQLPPGQIEAILLHELAHIRRADYLVNLLQNIAESIFFFSPAVLWLSALIRDERENCCDDAAVAQTSNKKQYIEALISFREFSLNSRPRYVVAFAGKKGSLLSRVTRMVHNNNHGLNTTEKSSLVGACIIALLLAIFATPASSLAVKRFTKHLKEEVIAVKQPVKTSATRVINKIDKPIAPSHADSKMPVDTLQKQEDAPAIQVAENDEPVPNNDVLVQQPDTTPVNPYYKKHKALSLNNGELVATTYKKGKGEGNITQLELGRRKKSPPKGFPLPEVIAHISDYLFDHGIITDRENLSFKLTNAGLTVNGVKQSDELAQTMANRYFNEFPSPVGEQGRSDPNFGIVYNAQTGSMGFGIMRHEKKPVAQ; encoded by the coding sequence ATGGAGATCATCAACTTAAAACAATTATTTGCCGGCCCGGTAGTGAATGCGCTGTGCCATACGTTATTCCATTCGTTATGGCAGGGGGTAATATTTGCCGCTGTTGCGGGTTTGGTGGTAATATTCACGCGTCAATCGGGCCCGATTTTAAGGTACAGGCTACTAATTATATTGTTCCTGCTGATGATAGGCACATCGGTGATCACCTTTATTTACCAGTTGCAATGGTTCAGGCAATTAACTTTAGCAGATGTGCATAATTCCGGCAACATCACACAAGCAAGCTATCCGGTTTATCACACTTCACCGGTCGGCACTTACCCTGTAGCCACACGGCAATTTAGTGTTTGGCTGTCGGCATTTCTTTCCAGGTATGCTTTTCAGATAACCGTGCTGTGGCTGATAGTTTTAATGGCAAAAACCGTGCGGATGGTTAGTGTTTTAACGTATACCCGTTATTGTGTTAAGCGCGATTCAAAACTGGTTTCAGCTTATTGGAGTAACCGGATACAGTGGTTTTGCCGCCAGCTGCAAATTAATCGTAAGGTTAAAGTAATGGAATCGGCGTTTATAAAAGTACCGGTTGTGTTTGGGCATTTGAAACCGGTGATATTTATTCCGCTTGGCTTGCTGGGCCAATTGCCGCCCGGTCAGATAGAAGCTATTTTATTGCACGAACTGGCCCATATCCGCCGCGCTGATTACCTGGTTAACCTGCTGCAAAACATAGCCGAAAGCATCTTCTTCTTTAGTCCCGCCGTGCTTTGGTTATCGGCGCTGATAAGGGACGAGCGCGAAAATTGCTGCGACGATGCCGCCGTAGCCCAAACCAGCAACAAAAAGCAATATATAGAAGCGCTGATCAGTTTTCGTGAGTTTTCACTCAACAGTCGGCCACGGTACGTTGTAGCATTCGCAGGGAAAAAAGGTAGTTTGCTTAGCCGCGTAACCCGAATGGTGCACAACAATAACCACGGCTTGAATACTACCGAAAAAAGTTCGCTGGTAGGCGCATGTATTATTGCCTTACTGTTGGCCATATTTGCCACACCTGCAAGCAGCCTGGCGGTAAAACGTTTTACTAAGCACTTGAAAGAGGAAGTAATAGCTGTTAAACAACCTGTAAAAACATCAGCCACCAGGGTTATTAATAAAATTGATAAACCGATAGCACCAAGTCACGCTGATAGTAAAATGCCGGTAGATACCTTGCAAAAGCAGGAAGATGCACCGGCCATACAAGTAGCTGAAAATGACGAGCCAGTACCTAATAATGATGTTTTGGTACAACAGCCGGATACTACTCCTGTAAACCCGTATTATAAAAAACATAAAGCGCTGTCGTTAAACAACGGCGAGCTGGTGGCGACCACGTATAAGAAAGGGAAAGGAGAGGGGAATATAACACAATTAGAGCTTGGCCGTCGTAAAAAATCGCCGCCAAAAGGTTTTCCGCTACCGGAAGTTATCGCCCACATATCCGATTATTTGTTTGATCACGGTATTATTACCGACAGGGAAAACTTGTCTTTCAAATTAACCAACGCCGGGCTAACAGTAAATGGTGTAAAACAATCCGATGAACTGGCTCAAACCATGGCTAACCGGTATTTTAATGAGTTCCCTTCTCCGGTAGGCGAGCAAGGCAGAAGCGACCCTAATTTTGGAATAGTTTATAACGCCCAAACAGGAAGCATGGGTTTCGGAATAATGCGTCATGAAAAGAAGCCGGTAGCGCAGTAA